A region from the Salminus brasiliensis chromosome 22, fSalBra1.hap2, whole genome shotgun sequence genome encodes:
- the nfe2l1b gene encoding endoplasmic reticulum membrane sensor NFE2L1b, with amino-acid sequence MLYLKKYFTEGLIQFTILLSLIGVRVDVDTYLSNQLPPLREIILGPSSAYTQTQFHNLRNTLDGYGIHPKSVDLDHFFAIRRLLNQVRSLDHLRVPSTELSAWLVHRDPETVVSATSQSSPSIALDNGGSLEDVNSPEASAMRGAGSASESTYSLSGEDSLGAVAPENSQEQADREGGDDLSKEDIDLIDILWRQDIDLGAGREVFNYSSRQKDGEADKPSEENEEAGVRENWRNGINLQEGQSLTIVDGETGESIPEQLSSLGAQTSMSLQECLRLLEATFPFGEESEFQATDAASPLRSPTEDVPSTSQGLPLPDPLPQSDVPLDLEQQWQDIMAIMELQDMEVNNTTENSTLNNNPNTTGPNTTESSTMASFGLSRSSLINQDVSLHQASLPSCSQDLPSLFNPELDSSAGQQPPLLRLATSNSSNVNSTFGGTNLTGLFLPPLLNSTNNLTSTPVLPDPFTSLLEESMLDEISLLDLAMEEGFSQAQASQLEDELDSDSGLSLDSGHSPVSPSNSETSCSSAASTSSTSATFSEEGAVGYSTDSEAATAEAEEGAVGGYQPEYSKLCRMSYQDPSLFQSLPQMESINHNHTYNLPLASSYPEHSQLLGSCSKKGRDKQLQQTKLQPPREFIDKQSSRDERRARAMKIPFSNEKIVNLPVEEFNELLSKHHLSEAQLSLIRDIRRRGKNKMAAQNCRKRKLDTIINLEKGVQDLRRDKARLLKDKVEYLRCIRQMKQKVESLSQEVLSQLRDEEGRPYPAREYSLQYGADGSVLIMPRSMASEEDRKPDKKQKDKKK; translated from the exons ATGCTTTACCTGAAAAAGTACTTCACAGAGGGTCTGATTCAGTTCACTATCCTCCTGAGTCTCATTGGGGTGCGGGTGGACGTGGACACCTACTTAAGCAATCAGCTCCCCCCGCTACGTGAAATTATCCTGGGCCCTAGCTCAGCCTACACACAGACGCAGTTCCACAACCTCCGCAACACCCTGGACGGCTATGGCATCCATCCAAAAAGCGTGGACCTGGACCACTTCTTTGCCATCCGCCGGCTGCTGAACCAGGTGCGCTCCCTTGATCACCTGCGGGTGCCCAGCACCGAGCTGAGTGCTTGGCTGGTGCACCGTGACCCAGAGACTGTGGTGTCTGCAACCAGCCAGTCCAGTCCCAGCATTGCCCTGGACAATGGGGGTAGCCTGGAGGACGTGAACAGCCCTGAAGCCTCGGCCATGAGAGGGGCCGGCAGTGCTTCTGAGTCAACGTACAGCCTTAGTGGAGAGGACAGTTTGGGTGCAGTGGCACCTGAGAACAGCCAGGAGCAAGCAGACAGAGAGGGGGGTGATGATCTGTCTAAAGAG GACATAGACCTTATAGATATCCTTTGGAGGCAAGATATTGACCTCGGGGCTGGGCGGGAAGTGTTTAACTACAGCAGCAGACAGAAGGATGGTGAGGCAGATAAACCCAGTGAGGAGAATGAGGAGGCAGGTGTGCGAGAGAACTGGAGAAATGGAATCAATCTGCAGGAGGGTCAGAGTCTGACTATTGTGGATGGAGAGACTGGAGAAAGCATACCTGAGCAG CTCTCTAGCCTTGGTGCACAGACTTCAATGTCCCTGCAGGAATGCTTGAGACTTCTGGAGGCCACCTTTCCTTTTGGAGAGGAATCAGAG TTCCAGGCTACAGATGCTGCCTCTCCGTTGAGAAGTCCAACTGAAGATGTTCCTTCAACATCTCAGGGCCTTCCGTTGCCAGACCCTCTACCCCAATCTGATGTACCTTTGGACCTGGAACAGCAATGGCAGGACATTATGGCTATCATGGAATTGCAG GACATGGAGGTGAATAACACAACAGAGAACAGCACCCTTAACAACAACCCAAATACCACTGGCCCTAATACCACTGAATCAAGCACAATGGCAAGTTTTGGTCTTTCACGATCCAGTCTTATTAACCAGGATGTGAGCCTCCACCAAGCCTCCCTCCCAAGCTGCAGCCAGGACCTCCCCTCTCTTTTCAATCCAGAACTAGATTCGTCGGCGGGGCAGCAGCCTCCCCTGCTTAGGCTTGCCACCAGCAATTCATCTAATGTTAACTCAACATTTGGTGGCACTAACCTTACCGGGCTCTTCTTGCCACCGCTCCTTAACAGCACCAACAACCTAACTTCCACCCCAGTGTTGCCTGACCCCTTTACAAGTCTCTTAGAGGAGTCCATGCTGGATGAAATTAGTCTACTAGACCTTGCCATGGAAGAAGGATTCAGCCAGGCCCAGGCCTCTCAGCTGGAAGATGAGCTTGACTCGGACTCGGGTCTGTCTTTAGACTCTGGCCACAGCCCGGTTTCCCCCAGCAACTCTGAGACATCCTGTTCCTCAGCTGCCtcaacctcctccacctctgCCACTTTCTCAGAGGAAGGAGCAGTAGGCTACAGTACAGATTCAGAAGCAGCCACAGCTGAGGCAGAGGAGGGAGCTGTTGGAGGCTACCAGCCAGAGTACAGCAAGCTGTGCCGCATGAGCTACCAAGATCCCTCTCTTTTCCAGAGCTTACCACAGATGGAGAGCATTAATCACAACCACACCTACAATCTACCACTGGCATCGTCATACCCTGAGCATTCTCAGTTGCTTGGATCCTGCAGTAAAAAGGGCAGAGACAAGCAACTGCAGCAAACAAAGCTCCAGCCACCACGAGAGTTTATTGACAAGCAGTCTAGTCGCGATGAACGTCGAGCTAGGGCTATGAAAATCCCTTTTTCCAATGAGAAAATTGTAAACCTTCCTGTTGAGGAATTCAACGAGCTTCTGTCAAAGCACCATCTCAGCGAGGCCCAACTGTCCCTCATTCGTGACATCCGCAGGCGTGGgaaaaataaaatggctgcACAGAACTGCCGTAAACGTAAGCTGGATACCATCATCAACCTGGAAAAAGGTGTGCAGGATCTGCGGCGCGACAAGGCACGACTGCTGAAGGATAAGGTGGAGTACCTGCGTTGTATCAGACAGATGAAGCAGAAGGTGGAGAGCCTTTCTCAGGAAGTATTGAGCCAGCTGCGGGATGAAGAAGGTAGACCTTACCCTGCCAGAGAGTACTCCCTGCAGTATGGTGCTGATGGCAGTGTTCTGATCATGCCTCGCAGCATGGCTTCAGAGGAAGACCGCAAGCCCGACAAGAAACAGAAGGACAAAAAGAAGTGA
- the LOC140544005 gene encoding uncharacterized protein isoform X2, which yields MRRKTKAKRIPDYENEEDEEEEQKADEFHHGLQKRRKQMYPAKERAEENPSSATARQKLDMRAYEFDCSPADNFSDTHSTSEEADYLQSYSKMELIAMVLCMQREMESLKEQLRCLTACGKLAKNLEALIEKTQMWPNGDKKPSLAVSPSPVRVPVEMDALMPTMLCAPTVLNGQWVKQETVTQKPNETSHRDELFSEFITPELLERCNTGTTAQKLTNDLLRGLYERDCLASHSISGVVYNKRGQPKPALPTEEVQAILRTVQYFFPGKTDAEIKGYIRQKLQNEAKRLRKKPPLSGPESRALNLPGPRSSAPHLELIGQKSNV from the exons ATGAGAAGGAAAACAAAAGCCAAGCGAATTCCTGACTACGAAAATGAAGAGGACGAGGAAGAAGAACAAAAAGCGGACGAATTCCAT CACGGGCTGCAGAAACGAAGAAAACAAATGTATCCTGCCAAAGAGCGAGCAGAGGAGAATCCATCATCAGCCACGGCTCGCCAGAAGTTGGACATGAGG GCTTACGAGTTCGACTGCTCTCCTGCAGACAACTTCAGCGACACTCACTCCACTTCCGAG gaGGCCGACTATTTGCAGTCTTATTCGAAGATGGAGCTAATTGCCATGGTCCTATGCAtgcagagagaaatggagagctTGAAGGAGCAACTTCGGTGCCTTACAG CATGCGGAAAGCTGGCCAAAAACCTTGAGGCCCTGATCGAGAAGACCCAGATGTGGCCTAATGGGGATAAGAAGCCCTCTCTCGCCGTCTCCCCCAGCCCAGTGAGAGTGCCTGTGGAAATGGATGCTTTGATGCCAACTATGCTGTGTGCCCCAACTGTTCTGAATGGGCAGTGGGTCAAGCAGGAGACTGTGACACAGAAACCTAATGAGACCTCCCACAGGGACGAGCTCTTCTCAGAG TTTATCACTCCTGAACTTTTGGAGAGATGTAACACAGGAACCACTGCCCAGAAGCTGACCAATGATCTACTCCGTGGACTTTATGAAAGAGACTGCCTGGCGTCTCACTCCATCTCCGGTGTTGTATACAACAAGAGAGGTCAGCCCAAACCTGCCCTGCCCACTGAAGAGGTCCAGGCCATCCTGA GAACTGTCCAGTATTTCTTTCCTGGGAAGACTGACGCAGAGATTAAGGGCTACATCCGTCAGAAACTACAAAATGAGGCGAAACGATTGAGGAAAAAGCCTCCACTCTCCGGCCCAGAATCTAGAGCTCTGAATCTGCCTGGCCCAAGATCGAGTGCTCCTCACTTGGAATTGATTGGACAaaagtcaaatgtttga
- the LOC140544005 gene encoding uncharacterized protein isoform X1: MRRKTKAKRIPDYENEEDEEEEQKADEFHHGLQKRRKQMYPAKERAEENPSSATARQKLDMRAYEFDCSPADNFSDTHSTSEQEADYLQSYSKMELIAMVLCMQREMESLKEQLRCLTACGKLAKNLEALIEKTQMWPNGDKKPSLAVSPSPVRVPVEMDALMPTMLCAPTVLNGQWVKQETVTQKPNETSHRDELFSEFITPELLERCNTGTTAQKLTNDLLRGLYERDCLASHSISGVVYNKRGQPKPALPTEEVQAILRTVQYFFPGKTDAEIKGYIRQKLQNEAKRLRKKPPLSGPESRALNLPGPRSSAPHLELIGQKSNV; the protein is encoded by the exons ATGAGAAGGAAAACAAAAGCCAAGCGAATTCCTGACTACGAAAATGAAGAGGACGAGGAAGAAGAACAAAAAGCGGACGAATTCCAT CACGGGCTGCAGAAACGAAGAAAACAAATGTATCCTGCCAAAGAGCGAGCAGAGGAGAATCCATCATCAGCCACGGCTCGCCAGAAGTTGGACATGAGG GCTTACGAGTTCGACTGCTCTCCTGCAGACAACTTCAGCGACACTCACTCCACTTCCGAG caggaGGCCGACTATTTGCAGTCTTATTCGAAGATGGAGCTAATTGCCATGGTCCTATGCAtgcagagagaaatggagagctTGAAGGAGCAACTTCGGTGCCTTACAG CATGCGGAAAGCTGGCCAAAAACCTTGAGGCCCTGATCGAGAAGACCCAGATGTGGCCTAATGGGGATAAGAAGCCCTCTCTCGCCGTCTCCCCCAGCCCAGTGAGAGTGCCTGTGGAAATGGATGCTTTGATGCCAACTATGCTGTGTGCCCCAACTGTTCTGAATGGGCAGTGGGTCAAGCAGGAGACTGTGACACAGAAACCTAATGAGACCTCCCACAGGGACGAGCTCTTCTCAGAG TTTATCACTCCTGAACTTTTGGAGAGATGTAACACAGGAACCACTGCCCAGAAGCTGACCAATGATCTACTCCGTGGACTTTATGAAAGAGACTGCCTGGCGTCTCACTCCATCTCCGGTGTTGTATACAACAAGAGAGGTCAGCCCAAACCTGCCCTGCCCACTGAAGAGGTCCAGGCCATCCTGA GAACTGTCCAGTATTTCTTTCCTGGGAAGACTGACGCAGAGATTAAGGGCTACATCCGTCAGAAACTACAAAATGAGGCGAAACGATTGAGGAAAAAGCCTCCACTCTCCGGCCCAGAATCTAGAGCTCTGAATCTGCCTGGCCCAAGATCGAGTGCTCCTCACTTGGAATTGATTGGACAaaagtcaaatgtttga
- the LOC140544005 gene encoding uncharacterized protein isoform X3, which yields MYPAKERAEENPSSATARQKLDMRAYEFDCSPADNFSDTHSTSEQEADYLQSYSKMELIAMVLCMQREMESLKEQLRCLTACGKLAKNLEALIEKTQMWPNGDKKPSLAVSPSPVRVPVEMDALMPTMLCAPTVLNGQWVKQETVTQKPNETSHRDELFSEFITPELLERCNTGTTAQKLTNDLLRGLYERDCLASHSISGVVYNKRGQPKPALPTEEVQAILRTVQYFFPGKTDAEIKGYIRQKLQNEAKRLRKKPPLSGPESRALNLPGPRSSAPHLELIGQKSNV from the exons ATGTATCCTGCCAAAGAGCGAGCAGAGGAGAATCCATCATCAGCCACGGCTCGCCAGAAGTTGGACATGAGG GCTTACGAGTTCGACTGCTCTCCTGCAGACAACTTCAGCGACACTCACTCCACTTCCGAG caggaGGCCGACTATTTGCAGTCTTATTCGAAGATGGAGCTAATTGCCATGGTCCTATGCAtgcagagagaaatggagagctTGAAGGAGCAACTTCGGTGCCTTACAG CATGCGGAAAGCTGGCCAAAAACCTTGAGGCCCTGATCGAGAAGACCCAGATGTGGCCTAATGGGGATAAGAAGCCCTCTCTCGCCGTCTCCCCCAGCCCAGTGAGAGTGCCTGTGGAAATGGATGCTTTGATGCCAACTATGCTGTGTGCCCCAACTGTTCTGAATGGGCAGTGGGTCAAGCAGGAGACTGTGACACAGAAACCTAATGAGACCTCCCACAGGGACGAGCTCTTCTCAGAG TTTATCACTCCTGAACTTTTGGAGAGATGTAACACAGGAACCACTGCCCAGAAGCTGACCAATGATCTACTCCGTGGACTTTATGAAAGAGACTGCCTGGCGTCTCACTCCATCTCCGGTGTTGTATACAACAAGAGAGGTCAGCCCAAACCTGCCCTGCCCACTGAAGAGGTCCAGGCCATCCTGA GAACTGTCCAGTATTTCTTTCCTGGGAAGACTGACGCAGAGATTAAGGGCTACATCCGTCAGAAACTACAAAATGAGGCGAAACGATTGAGGAAAAAGCCTCCACTCTCCGGCCCAGAATCTAGAGCTCTGAATCTGCCTGGCCCAAGATCGAGTGCTCCTCACTTGGAATTGATTGGACAaaagtcaaatgtttga
- the cdk5rap3 gene encoding CDK5 regulatory subunit-associated protein 3, giving the protein MENIQSLPIDIQTSKLLDWLVDRRHSSLKWQSSVMAIREKINAAIQDMPENEEIRQLLSGSYIHYYHCLRIVEILKGTEASSKNIFGRYSSQRMKDWQEIISLYEKDNAYLAELASLLSRNVSYEGPALRKQVAKAQQLQQELSRRELECQSGAADMRERYYAACKQYGIAGENVARELQALVKDLPTVLENTGRQALCLEGAIQLYTAFTNFVCDWSEPVLPMLSFVQRKGNTTVYEWRTGSAPTVIERPVVEELPSDTVTEETIDWGDLSSGAGAEEVNFGITVEDGVDWGISLESGKEDTGAGGIDWGESDTATVEIEVVDAGTNCPEGVARGEDALSLLENPETRSQFIDELMELELFLCQRLSEMSEEGDMVAMSQFQLAPSVIQAQTTQRVQATLADVRRLLEGLTSLRMQHLFMIQASPRYVERVSDMLRQKLKQADILVLKCASLAERRQEALEEQAKLEPRIDLLAARTKELQKLIEADLSKRYNQRPVNLMGVHV; this is encoded by the exons ATGGAG AATATCCAGAGTCTCCCTATTGACATTCAAACCAGTAAACTTTTGG ACTGGTTGGTGGATAGGAGACACTCTTCTCTGAAATGGCAGAGTTCAGTAATGGCCATCAGAGAGAAGATTAATGCTGCTATCCAGGATATGCCAGAGAATGAGGAGATCAGACAGCTGCTCTCAGGTTCAT ATATTCACTATTATCACTGTCTAAGGATAGTTGAAATACTGAAAGGAACAGAAGCCtcttcaaaaaatatttttggcaGATATTCATCACAAAGGATGAAG GACTGGCAGGAAATAATATCCCTGTATGAGAAAGACAATGCTTATCTAG CGGAACTAGCCAGCCTGTTAAGCCGCAATGTGAGTTATGAGGGTCCTGCTCTGAGGAAGCAAGTGGCTAAAGCCCAACAGCTGCAGCAGGAGCTGAGCAGACGAGAGCTGGAGTGCCAGAGTGGGGCTGCAGACATGAGGGAGCGCTATTATGCGGCCTGCAAGCAGTATGGCATTGCG GGGGAAAATGTGGCAAGAGAGTTGCAGGCACTGGTTAAGGATTTACCCACAGTACTGGAGAATACCGGCAGACAGGCCCTCTGTCTGGAGGGAGCCATACAGCTGTACACAGCTTTCACAAACTTTGTCTGTGACTG GTCTGAGCCAGTTTTACCTATGTTGTCGTTCGTTCAACGGAAAGGAAACACAACAGTGTACGAATGGAGGACAGGAAGTGCACCAACGGTTATTGAGAGACCTGTGGTGGAGGAACTGCCATCTGACACAGTCACAGAGGAAACA ATTGACTGGGGTGACTTGAGCAGTGGGGCAGGTGCTGAAGAGGTGAATTTTGGGATCACAGTAGAGGACGGTGTGGACTGGGGCATCAGCCTTGAGTCTGGGAAAGAG GACACAGGTGCTGGTGGCATTGACTGGGGAGAATCGGATACTGCCACCGTGGAAATCGAAGTTGTTGATGCAGGCACCAACT GCCCTGAAGGTGTTGCCAGAGGTGAGGATGCACTCTCTCTGCTTGAGAATCCAGAGACGCGCAGCCAGTTTATTGATGAATTAATGGAG TTGGAGTTGTTCCTGTGCCAGAGGCTGAGTGAGATGAGTGAGGAGGGGGATATGGTGGCCATGAGCCAGTTCCAGCTGGCTCCCTCTGTCATCCAGGCACAGACAACCCAGCGTGTGCAGGCCACACTGGCAGATGTGCGCCGCCTCCTGGAAGGGCTGACCTCGCTTCGCATGCAGCATCTGTTCATGATCCAGGCGTCGCCACG CTATGTGGAGCGTGTGTCTGACATGCTGAGGCAGAAGCTGAAACAGGCTGATATCCTGGTTCTGAAATGTGCTTCTCTGGCTGAGCGGAGGCAGGAAGCTCTGGAGGAACAGGCCAAGCTGGAGCCACGCATCGACCTGCTGGCTGCTCGAACGAAAGAACTACAAAAACTG ATTGAAGCCGACCTCTCAAAACGATATAACCAGCGCCCGGTCAACCTCATGGGTGTTCATGTGTAA
- the prr15lb gene encoding proline-rich protein 15-like protein B, protein MAEPAWWKLTFLRKKSSESKVLYEIPAEYGSNTGNKDLSYTDNTDSQLDARLEKIVDKSANKGRHVKVSHSGRFKEKKKIRATLGENPSIFPEYNRTDENHVVEK, encoded by the coding sequence ATGGCTGAACCTGCCTGGTGGAAGCTTACCTTCTTGAGGAAGAAGTCATCAGAGTCCAAGGTCCTGTATGAGATCCCTGCTGAATATGGAAGTAACACTGGCAATAAAGACCTCTCCTACACTGATAACACTGACAGCCAGCTAGATGCCAGGCTGGAGAAGATTGTGGATAAGTCTGCCAACAAAGGTCGCCATGTCAAAGTCTCGCACTCCGGCCGCttcaaggagaagaagaagatccGAGCCACCCTGGGTGAAAATCCCAGTATTTTCCCTGAGTACAACAGGACTGACGAGAACCACGTAGTAGAGAAATAG